In one window of Burkholderiales bacterium DNA:
- a CDS encoding FAH family protein — protein sequence MRIVQFIDDDGAPAVAMVDGATLRPLAGVASTYELARAAIARGQGLHTTIERCLTPRRLDHVAIETAGRVRAPISHPDCSRLRVTGTGLTHIGSAQARDRMHERPPEGAPESDPMKMFRLGLEGGKPRGGEIGAQPEWFYKGDGDIVVPSGVSIPMPSFALAAGEEPEVAGVYVIDDDGAPWRIGFTLANDFSDHVTERQNFMYIAHSKLRVCPLGPELMVGELPEDVRGESRIVRDGRIAWRGEFASGEANMSYSIANLEHHHFKYEMFRRPGDLHVHLFGCPVLSFAEGMRAQPGDVFEIDVPAFGRPLRNTLVADPRGNRPVDVGVL from the coding sequence ATGCGGATCGTTCAATTCATCGACGACGACGGCGCGCCGGCGGTGGCGATGGTCGATGGCGCGACGCTGCGACCCCTCGCCGGCGTGGCGTCGACCTACGAACTCGCGCGCGCGGCCATCGCGCGGGGGCAGGGCCTCCATACGACGATCGAGCGCTGCCTGACCCCGCGCCGGCTCGACCATGTCGCGATCGAGACGGCCGGCAGGGTGCGGGCGCCGATCTCGCATCCCGACTGCTCGCGGCTGCGCGTCACCGGTACCGGACTCACGCACATCGGCAGCGCGCAGGCGCGCGACCGTATGCACGAACGACCGCCCGAAGGCGCGCCGGAGAGCGACCCGATGAAGATGTTTCGCCTGGGACTCGAGGGCGGCAAGCCGCGCGGCGGCGAGATCGGCGCCCAGCCCGAGTGGTTCTACAAGGGCGACGGCGACATCGTGGTGCCCTCGGGCGTGTCGATCCCGATGCCGTCGTTCGCGCTCGCCGCGGGCGAGGAGCCCGAAGTCGCCGGGGTGTACGTCATCGACGACGACGGCGCGCCGTGGAGGATCGGCTTCACCCTCGCCAACGATTTCTCCGATCACGTCACCGAGCGGCAGAATTTCATGTACATCGCGCATTCGAAGCTTCGGGTCTGCCCGCTCGGGCCGGAGTTGATGGTGGGCGAGCTTCCGGAGGACGTTCGCGGCGAATCGCGCATCGTGCGCGACGGCCGGATCGCGTGGCGCGGCGAATTCGCGAGCGGCGAGGCGAACATGTCGTACTCGATCGCCAACCTCGAGCACCACCACTTCAAGTACGAGATGTTCCGGCGCCCGGGCGACCTGCACGTGCATCTGTTCGGCTGCCCGGTGCTGAGCTTCGCCGAGGGTATGCGCGCGCAGCCGGGGGACGTGTTCGAGATCGACGTGCCGGCGTTCGGGCGTCCGCTGCGGAACACGCTGGTCGCGGACCCGCGCGGCAACCGGCCGGTGGACGTCGGCGTGTTGTGA